Genomic DNA from Deltaproteobacteria bacterium:
TTTGCCCATAGTGACCTTGTGGTCGCAGTGTTAAGTTCTCTGCTGGATATTCTGGTAGTGGCGTACCTTATCTACCGGGTTTTATTGCTGATTCGAGGAACTCGGGCCCAACAAATCTTAATGGGCCTCGGCGTTATTGCCTTCGCGTTTTTCGCGTCTCGGGTGCTCAAGCTCAATACTCTCTCTTGGATTCTCGAGAATTTCATTGGCTCATTTTTGCTCATCGTCATTGTCCTTTTCCAAAACGATATCCGGCGCGGACTCTCTAGGGTGGGGCGCCGTTCGGTTCTTGGGTTCTCAGGCGGTGAGGAAAATACCGGGGTCATTGAAGAAGTTGTTCGTGCATGTGATGCCATGGCCAAAGAGCGCCTGGGTGCATTGATATTAATCGAGCGCGGCGCAGATCTCTCAGAGCTCGCAACCCGCGGCTTTCAAATCGATGCCAATGTTTCCACGCCACTTTTAATGCAGGTGTTCACGCCGCCCGGACCAACCCACGATGGTGCGGTGATTATTCAGCA
This window encodes:
- a CDS encoding TIGR00159 family protein, producing the protein MSVERGPGFWIHSQKPWYPLETMMELQFAHSDLVVAVLSSLLDILVVAYLIYRVLLLIRGTRAQQILMGLGVIAFAFFASRVLKLNTLSWILENFIGSFLLIVIVLFQNDIRRGLSRVGRRSVLGFSGGEENTGVIEEVVRACDAMAKERLGALILIERGADLSELATRGFQIDANVSTPLLMQVFTPPGPTHDGAVIIQQGRISAAAVFLQLTHNAKIDNAIGTRHRAAMGATEEYDAVAVVVSEERGQISFVEGGNLTRDLDTAMLRKVLQQFLGAPPEEEGVARES